One genomic region from Bacillus sp. SLBN-46 encodes:
- the guaA gene encoding glutamine-hydrolyzing GMP synthase: protein MAGKNDLVIVLDFGSQYNQLITRRIREFGVYSELHPHTITAEEIRRLNPKGIIFSGGPNSVYDENSFRCDESIFEMGLPILGICYGMQLMTVHFNGKVEKAKNSEYGKATLTVQNQSALFADLPDEQVVWMSHGDLVVEAPAGFTVDGTNPSCPIAAMSDEARKLYAVQFHPEVQHSVHGNDLLKNFVFNVCDCSGDWSMENFIEMEMAKIRERVGDKKVLCALSGGVDSSVVAVLIHKAIGDQLTCIFVDHGLLRKNEAESVMKTFSEGFNMNVIKVDAKERFLSKLEGVSDPEKKRKIIGNEFIYVFDDEATKLEGIEFLAQGTLYTDIIESGTATAQTIKSHHNVGGLPEDMQFTLIEPLSTLFKDEVRALGTELGIPDDIVWRQPFPGPGLGIRVLGAISEDKLEIVRESDWILREEIKKAGLDREIWQFFTVLPDIRSVGVMGDARTYDYTIGIRAVTSIDGMTSDWARIPWDVLEVISTRIVNEVAHVNRVVYDITSKPPATIEWE from the coding sequence TTGGCAGGAAAAAATGATTTGGTTATTGTTTTAGATTTTGGAAGTCAGTACAATCAGTTGATTACACGCCGAATTCGTGAATTTGGAGTATACAGTGAGCTTCACCCGCATACCATTACAGCTGAAGAAATCCGCCGTTTAAATCCAAAGGGAATTATTTTTTCTGGCGGACCAAACAGTGTGTATGATGAAAATTCTTTCCGTTGTGATGAGTCAATCTTTGAAATGGGTCTGCCGATTCTTGGGATTTGCTACGGAATGCAGCTAATGACGGTTCATTTTAATGGTAAGGTTGAAAAAGCCAAAAATAGTGAGTACGGAAAAGCGACTTTAACGGTTCAAAATCAATCCGCATTGTTTGCTGATCTACCAGATGAGCAGGTGGTTTGGATGAGCCACGGTGACCTTGTGGTTGAAGCACCAGCTGGCTTTACTGTTGACGGTACGAACCCGTCCTGTCCGATTGCAGCCATGAGTGATGAAGCTAGAAAGCTTTATGCGGTTCAGTTCCATCCAGAGGTACAGCATTCAGTTCATGGAAATGACCTTCTTAAGAACTTTGTCTTTAACGTTTGTGACTGCAGTGGCGATTGGTCAATGGAGAATTTCATTGAAATGGAAATGGCAAAGATCCGAGAGAGGGTTGGTGACAAAAAAGTCCTTTGTGCATTAAGTGGAGGAGTAGACTCATCAGTTGTTGCCGTTTTAATTCACAAAGCAATTGGGGACCAGTTAACGTGTATCTTCGTTGATCATGGTTTGCTTCGTAAAAATGAAGCAGAAAGCGTAATGAAGACTTTTTCAGAGGGCTTCAATATGAATGTTATCAAAGTTGATGCCAAAGAAAGATTCCTATCAAAGCTTGAGGGCGTTTCTGACCCAGAGAAGAAGCGGAAAATCATCGGGAATGAGTTTATTTATGTATTCGATGATGAGGCGACAAAGCTTGAAGGAATTGAGTTTTTAGCGCAAGGCACTCTTTACACAGATATCATCGAAAGTGGTACAGCTACGGCTCAAACGATCAAGTCTCACCACAATGTGGGTGGCTTGCCGGAAGATATGCAATTTACATTGATTGAACCACTGAGCACTTTGTTTAAGGATGAGGTTCGCGCCCTTGGAACGGAGCTGGGTATACCAGATGATATCGTTTGGAGACAGCCATTCCCTGGTCCAGGTCTTGGAATTAGGGTGTTAGGGGCCATTTCTGAAGATAAGCTGGAAATTGTTCGTGAATCCGATTGGATTTTACGTGAAGAAATTAAGAAAGCCGGACTTGATCGTGAAATCTGGCAGTTTTTCACTGTACTTCCAGATATCCGCAGTGTTGGGGTCATGGGGGATGCCAGAACATACGATTACACGATTGGTATCCGTGCTGTTACTTCCATTGATGGAATGACCTCTGATTGGGCAAGAATTCCTTGGGACGTCCTTGAAGTGATCTCCACTAGAATTGTCAATGAAGTAGCACATGTAAACCGAGTGGTTTACGATATCACCAGCAAGCCACCAGCAACCATTGAGTGGGAATAA
- a CDS encoding transglutaminaseTgpA domain-containing protein encodes MKRDIPSFLLNMLGFILLWEWLRPIEKLTNTDNIEMFIVFLLVSFVISYLNMKWFWQFLIKIVYILFSINQLHYEEGFFHASWVKSFFGDIAYNIGLLFNRQWNDITNEFRSLLFFVLLWLMVYLIHYWLLNRQRIFIFFFMTLVYITVLDTFTPYSAKIAIVRTVVAGFAVMGMLTFSRIIHRENVSYHPSFVRKWMAPLAIMIAVSVLVGIAAPKAAPIWPDPVPYLTANNDKDKKESAGGVHRIGYGTDDSVLGGPFIGDSSPAFQYQANGKTYWKMETKDTYTGKGWLSSGSTPISFRQEDLVPVFSYPDTVETIKESVIVRAHVNYKYNYIMYPAGIKKIVKMLPQDPDGNKFFIDTTNERISFFKNDNRPAAPKVFTLAFEKPKYKATDLIKTTSFNPNDMNPEFYKKYTQVPEALPERVRVLAEEITREKSNWFEKAKAVESYFGKTEYSYDQKNVAVPGENDDYVDQFLFDTKRGYCDNFSSSMAIMLRTLGIPTRWVKGYTGGDFLQYSDEDSGEQVYEVTNNNAHSWVEVYFPNQGWVPFEPTKGFSNEIIINYEAVGNSANNPGATPPLAQKPQKEEKEDPNTKKDSESTFDFTKMWESIATAFKSNWKMGVFLLVILAFIGWILYRIRGKWVPYVVMLRYRFKKKDESIGEAYLILLAQLDRYGLKRKENQTLRNYARYIDTFFSTREMTRLTVYYEQYMYHQHLPKGTWEESYKLWENLIKKTIA; translated from the coding sequence ATGAAAAGGGATATCCCTTCGTTTTTATTAAATATGTTAGGATTTATACTTCTGTGGGAATGGCTTAGGCCAATAGAAAAATTAACCAACACGGATAATATCGAAATGTTTATTGTTTTTCTGTTGGTTTCTTTTGTTATTTCCTATTTGAACATGAAGTGGTTCTGGCAGTTTCTGATTAAGATTGTCTATATTTTATTTTCAATTAACCAATTACATTATGAAGAAGGATTCTTCCATGCAAGCTGGGTGAAGAGCTTTTTCGGCGATATTGCTTATAATATCGGTCTACTATTTAACCGCCAATGGAATGATATCACGAATGAATTTCGTTCACTGTTGTTTTTTGTATTGCTATGGCTAATGGTTTACTTAATCCATTATTGGCTGTTAAACAGGCAGAGAATTTTTATCTTTTTCTTTATGACTTTGGTGTATATCACCGTACTGGACACTTTTACACCCTATAGTGCAAAAATAGCCATTGTTCGTACTGTTGTGGCAGGATTTGCTGTGATGGGGATGCTAACCTTTTCACGAATTATCCATAGAGAAAATGTCTCATACCATCCCTCATTTGTTCGTAAATGGATGGCACCGCTGGCAATAATGATTGCTGTTAGTGTGCTCGTAGGGATTGCGGCTCCTAAGGCGGCCCCTATTTGGCCGGACCCGGTTCCGTATCTGACTGCTAATAATGATAAGGATAAGAAGGAAAGTGCTGGCGGGGTCCACCGTATTGGCTATGGCACGGATGATTCGGTATTAGGTGGACCATTTATTGGCGACAGCAGCCCGGCTTTTCAATATCAAGCAAACGGTAAAACGTATTGGAAGATGGAGACAAAGGACACTTATACAGGAAAGGGCTGGCTTTCATCTGGATCAACACCCATCTCATTTCGTCAAGAAGACCTAGTACCTGTTTTTTCTTATCCAGATACGGTGGAGACAATTAAAGAATCTGTAATTGTCAGGGCACATGTCAATTATAAGTACAACTATATTATGTATCCTGCAGGTATTAAAAAAATAGTGAAAATGCTCCCGCAAGATCCAGATGGGAATAAATTTTTCATTGATACCACCAATGAGAGGATTAGTTTCTTCAAAAATGACAACCGGCCTGCTGCACCAAAGGTTTTTACCTTAGCATTTGAAAAACCAAAATATAAAGCAACTGATTTAATCAAAACAACAAGCTTCAATCCGAATGACATGAACCCGGAGTTTTATAAAAAGTATACGCAGGTACCTGAGGCATTGCCGGAACGAGTGAGAGTGTTAGCCGAAGAAATCACGAGGGAAAAATCAAATTGGTTCGAGAAGGCAAAAGCCGTGGAAAGTTACTTTGGGAAAACGGAATATTCCTATGACCAAAAAAATGTCGCGGTACCTGGTGAAAACGATGATTATGTGGATCAGTTTTTATTTGATACAAAAAGGGGATACTGTGACAATTTCTCCTCCTCCATGGCGATTATGCTTCGAACATTGGGGATTCCAACCCGTTGGGTAAAGGGATATACGGGCGGTGATTTTCTCCAATATAGTGATGAGGATTCAGGTGAACAGGTATACGAGGTAACCAACAATAATGCCCACTCTTGGGTAGAGGTTTACTTTCCGAACCAAGGCTGGGTTCCATTTGAACCGACCAAGGGCTTTAGTAATGAGATCATTATCAACTACGAAGCTGTAGGAAATTCTGCAAACAATCCAGGAGCTACGCCTCCATTAGCACAGAAACCGCAAAAGGAAGAAAAGGAAGATCCAAATACAAAAAAGGATTCAGAAAGTACATTTGATTTTACTAAAATGTGGGAAAGTATAGCTACCGCTTTTAAAAGCAATTGGAAGATGGGCGTTTTCCTTCTCGTTATTCTCGCATTCATCGGCTGGATTCTTTACCGAATCCGGGGCAAATGGGTTCCATATGTTGTCATGCTTAGGTACAGGTTTAAAAAGAAGGATGAGAGCATCGGGGAGGCCTATTTAATCTTATTGGCTCAACTGGATCGCTATGGATTAAAACGAAAAGAAAATCAAACCCTTCGTAACTATGCTCGTTATATCGATACGTTTTTTTCAACAAGGGAAATGACGCGGTTAACGGTTTATTATGAGCAATATATGTACCATCAGCACCTTCCGAAGGGAACATGGGAAGAGTCGTATAAATTATGGGAAAATTTAATTAAAAAGACAATCGCTTGA
- a CDS encoding Gfo/Idh/MocA family oxidoreductase, whose amino-acid sequence MNLTRIGVVGAGKMGTYHCYKLMQMKNVDFVGVFDKDIQKAEVISKKLSVRAFESYQELLKSVDAVVIAAPTKFHFTLVEEAVNHQKHIFVEKPFTVSMDEANRLKELLKNKDLIVQVGHVERFNPAVQQLAHCIESEKLMNIEAKRLGLSNRIQDSDVVLDVMIHDIDIILSLVKSPINRISAEGICVSKKGYYDTVTALLSFENGVMATLTASNVSHEKARTLTIVEKDKVIKTDYLTRRQKIVKNEAVNFDTKLPYGTEAIVIVLTIPPLDPLMEELNHFINCIHTNQTPIVGVEEGAAAVEVALKIKDILEKRG is encoded by the coding sequence TTGAACTTAACTAGAATAGGGGTTGTTGGAGCAGGAAAAATGGGAACATACCATTGTTATAAATTAATGCAAATGAAGAATGTGGACTTCGTTGGTGTCTTTGATAAAGACATACAAAAGGCAGAAGTGATTAGCAAGAAGTTAAGTGTACGTGCCTTTGAAAGTTATCAGGAGCTATTAAAAAGTGTAGATGCAGTTGTTATTGCTGCACCCACTAAATTTCATTTTACCCTCGTTGAAGAAGCGGTTAATCATCAAAAACACATTTTTGTTGAAAAGCCTTTTACTGTTTCCATGGATGAAGCTAATAGATTAAAGGAATTACTCAAGAATAAGGACTTGATCGTTCAGGTAGGACATGTTGAGAGGTTTAACCCTGCTGTCCAGCAACTTGCTCATTGCATCGAAAGCGAAAAATTGATGAATATTGAAGCCAAAAGACTGGGGCTTTCAAATAGAATTCAAGACAGTGATGTTGTTCTGGATGTAATGATTCACGATATCGATATTATTCTCAGTCTAGTTAAAAGCCCTATTAACCGCATTTCGGCTGAGGGTATCTGTGTGTCTAAAAAAGGATATTATGACACTGTTACTGCATTGCTTTCTTTTGAAAATGGAGTTATGGCAACCTTAACTGCTAGTAATGTATCACATGAAAAAGCAAGAACATTAACGATTGTAGAAAAAGACAAAGTAATTAAAACCGATTATTTGACTAGAAGGCAGAAAATTGTCAAAAATGAAGCGGTCAATTTTGATACCAAGCTTCCTTATGGAACCGAAGCTATCGTTATTGTTTTGACGATCCCGCCTTTGGATCCGCTAATGGAAGAATTGAATCATTTTATAAATTGCATTCATACTAATCAAACACCAATTGTTGGTGTAGAAGAAGGGGCAGCAGCAGTCGAAGTGGCTCTTAAAATAAAGGACATACTTGAGAAAAGAGGATAA
- the glcT gene encoding glucose PTS transporter transcription antiterminator GlcT, with protein sequence MANLLIEKVLNNNVLIAEHPSYEEVVVIGKGIGFNRKRGDYIDTDVVEKLFVLENEKEQENYIKLLPFIDNEFLEVIISAMDLIKQRTHSVLNEHIHVALTDHLMFALTRASQGMEMKNPFLVETKALYRHEFEIAKEVVGLIKEKTGIDLPIGEVGFIALHIHSAVTNRNLSDVNQYSQLVSRLVEMVEEQFEIEIDKESIDYMRLVRHLRFAIERVVKGEKVEEPEKIASLLKEEYPVCYNLSWKLIKVMQQTLKMKVFDAEAVYLTMHLQRLQHKFK encoded by the coding sequence TTGGCAAACTTACTAATTGAAAAAGTATTAAATAACAATGTCTTAATCGCTGAGCACCCTTCCTATGAAGAAGTAGTTGTAATTGGAAAAGGCATTGGTTTTAACCGAAAGCGCGGTGATTATATTGATACAGATGTAGTCGAAAAGCTTTTTGTCCTTGAAAATGAAAAAGAACAGGAAAATTACATTAAACTGCTTCCGTTTATCGATAATGAGTTTTTAGAAGTGATTATTTCCGCCATGGATTTAATCAAGCAAAGAACTCATTCTGTGCTAAATGAACATATACATGTGGCATTAACGGACCATCTTATGTTTGCCCTAACGAGAGCTTCACAAGGAATGGAAATGAAAAATCCGTTCTTAGTGGAAACAAAGGCCCTTTATCGGCATGAGTTTGAAATAGCAAAAGAAGTGGTAGGGTTAATTAAAGAAAAGACCGGAATTGACCTGCCTATTGGGGAAGTTGGATTTATCGCTCTTCATATTCATAGTGCGGTGACCAACAGAAACCTCTCCGACGTAAATCAATATTCACAGCTTGTCAGCCGGCTGGTTGAAATGGTCGAAGAGCAGTTTGAAATAGAGATTGATAAAGAAAGCATTGATTATATGAGGCTTGTTCGTCACTTGCGGTTTGCTATTGAGAGAGTGGTGAAAGGGGAAAAGGTAGAGGAACCAGAAAAAATTGCTTCCCTCTTGAAAGAAGAATATCCTGTGTGTTATAATCTCTCATGGAAGCTCATTAAAGTGATGCAGCAAACATTAAAAATGAAGGTTTTTGATGCAGAAGCAGTGTATCTAACGATGCATCTGCAGCGACTTCAACATAAATTTAAATAG
- a CDS encoding S-Ena type endospore appendage: MIQLLEHKQVIMDEYCHYPVVFYLQGGKILNSSGLYRKRSFMTKFFLIHSIEGSCINLTLLKPSQHCSNQLILVPTETCITLDLKCICGLQFLPCIPVGECEHNPIIIKDCICAPFVILPGYKETVLWKTNLTSAFSGSLNICIEEGLHESLELRVYHHDLHEYRTYPIYQKEEFFIFQDCKMITLNRKASSQKVKGIFEIEMAGEIMDEVVPSFLQ, from the coding sequence ATGATCCAATTGTTAGAACATAAACAGGTTATCATGGATGAGTACTGCCATTATCCAGTAGTATTTTACCTGCAAGGAGGTAAGATCTTAAATAGTAGCGGTTTGTATAGAAAAAGGTCATTTATGACAAAGTTCTTTTTAATCCATTCTATCGAGGGCAGTTGTATCAATCTAACACTATTAAAACCAAGTCAGCACTGCTCTAACCAGTTGATCCTTGTTCCAACCGAAACGTGTATAACTCTTGATTTGAAATGCATTTGTGGTCTCCAATTCTTACCTTGCATTCCAGTGGGGGAATGTGAACATAATCCAATTATTATTAAGGACTGCATATGTGCACCTTTTGTTATTTTACCTGGCTATAAAGAGACTGTTTTATGGAAAACAAATCTCACCTCTGCCTTTAGTGGTTCTCTCAACATATGCATCGAGGAAGGCTTACATGAGAGTTTGGAATTAAGAGTGTACCATCATGATTTGCATGAATACCGAACGTATCCTATTTACCAAAAGGAAGAGTTTTTTATTTTTCAAGACTGCAAAATGATTACACTCAACAGAAAAGCATCTTCACAAAAAGTAAAAGGAATATTTGAAATAGAAATGGCAGGCGAAATTATGGACGAAGTAGTTCCTTCCTTTTTGCAATAG
- a CDS encoding glycosyltransferase family 2 protein — MPTISLCMIVKNEEEVLANCLQSVQKICDEIIIVDTGSTDRTKEIAKQYTDKVLDFKWIEDFSAARNFAFSQATMDYILWLDADDVLLPNDQEKFQKLKAGLDSSVDAVSMIYVIDRDEYGNPSFHYRRNRLVKRSKDFKWNGPVHEYLDVGGKIILADIAVEHKKYIKNASTHLSDRNLRIYENRIKKGEDFSPRDLFYYANELRDHKQYEKAIIYYNEFLGGKKGWVEDNIRACLYLADIHARRGEKEEEMDALLKTLAYDVPRPETCCRLGDQFKAKKYYQTAVFWYDIAYQKKKITSGFQNEAYSTWYPHLALCVCHWELGNVEKSIEHNKMAKKYRPNDKQVLFNEKFFNDYLKKNKK; from the coding sequence ATGCCAACCATTAGTCTTTGTATGATTGTGAAAAATGAGGAAGAAGTTTTAGCTAACTGTCTCCAAAGTGTTCAAAAAATCTGTGATGAGATCATTATTGTGGATACGGGTTCAACGGATCGCACAAAAGAAATTGCTAAACAGTATACAGATAAAGTATTGGACTTCAAATGGATTGAGGATTTTTCAGCAGCCCGAAACTTTGCTTTCAGTCAGGCAACTATGGATTATATTCTGTGGCTGGATGCCGACGATGTGTTACTCCCGAATGATCAGGAGAAATTCCAGAAATTAAAAGCAGGGCTGGATTCAAGTGTCGATGCAGTGTCAATGATTTATGTTATCGACAGGGATGAATATGGGAACCCCTCTTTTCATTACAGAAGAAATCGCTTGGTGAAAAGAAGTAAGGACTTTAAATGGAACGGGCCAGTACATGAGTATCTGGATGTCGGCGGCAAGATCATCTTAGCTGATATTGCTGTGGAGCATAAAAAATATATCAAAAACGCCAGTACTCACCTATCTGATAGGAATTTACGAATCTATGAAAATAGAATAAAAAAAGGCGAAGATTTTTCCCCAAGGGACTTATTTTACTATGCAAATGAGTTGCGTGATCATAAACAATATGAAAAAGCGATCATTTATTATAATGAGTTTCTTGGTGGTAAAAAGGGCTGGGTTGAAGATAACATACGAGCTTGCCTTTATTTGGCAGATATCCATGCACGTAGAGGTGAGAAAGAGGAGGAAATGGACGCCCTATTAAAAACATTAGCTTATGATGTCCCTCGGCCTGAAACTTGCTGCCGGTTAGGGGATCAGTTTAAAGCGAAAAAATACTATCAGACAGCCGTCTTCTGGTATGACATTGCCTATCAAAAGAAAAAAATCACTTCAGGCTTCCAAAACGAAGCCTATTCTACCTGGTACCCCCATCTAGCACTTTGTGTCTGTCACTGGGAACTGGGGAATGTAGAGAAATCCATTGAACATAATAAAATGGCAAAAAAATACCGTCCTAATGATAAGCAGGTTCTGTTCAATGAGAAGTTTTTTAATGATTACTTAAAAAAAAATAAAAAGTAA
- a CDS encoding NCS2 family permease, with the protein MHKYFEFEKYGTNYRREFIGGITTFLAMAYILVVNPLTLSLASIKDFPDALRMDYGAVFVATALASALGSIIMGLLGKYPLALAPGMGLNAFFAYTVVLGSGIPWQHALGAVLISGVFFFLLTLTGLREKIINAIPIDLKHAVGAGIGLFITFIGLQNAGIIVNNDATLVGLGDLTAGNTLLSIFGILITVIMMTRGINGAVFFGMVITVIVGMIFDLIKVPHQVVDTVPSLAPTFGAAFSSFGDSSFYTTSMLGIILTFLFVDFFDNAGTLVAVANQAGIMKDNKLPRAGRALISDSIATSVGAVLGTSTTTSYIESSAGVASGARTGFASLVTAGMFILSLFFFPLLSVVTAPVTAPALIIVGVLMVSSLGKIDWQRFEIAVPAFLTMIAMPLSYSIATGIAVGFIFYPITMIVKGRVKEINPIMYFFFVIFVLYFIFLK; encoded by the coding sequence ATGCACAAATATTTTGAGTTTGAAAAATACGGTACAAATTACCGCCGCGAATTTATTGGGGGAATTACGACCTTCTTGGCGATGGCTTATATTTTAGTCGTAAACCCGTTAACTTTATCGCTTGCTTCTATAAAGGACTTTCCAGATGCGCTGAGAATGGATTATGGTGCGGTATTTGTGGCAACAGCCTTAGCATCTGCATTAGGATCCATTATCATGGGGCTCCTTGGTAAGTATCCATTGGCTTTGGCACCTGGTATGGGATTAAATGCTTTCTTTGCTTACACAGTTGTATTAGGAAGCGGGATTCCATGGCAGCATGCACTTGGCGCAGTTCTTATTTCTGGGGTGTTTTTCTTCTTATTAACTCTGACTGGACTTCGTGAAAAAATTATTAATGCGATTCCGATTGATCTAAAGCACGCTGTGGGTGCAGGAATTGGTTTGTTCATCACATTTATCGGACTCCAAAATGCAGGAATTATTGTAAATAACGATGCGACACTAGTAGGACTTGGCGATTTAACAGCGGGTAATACACTACTTTCAATCTTTGGAATTCTTATTACAGTTATTATGATGACTAGAGGAATTAATGGCGCCGTATTCTTTGGAATGGTGATCACCGTTATAGTTGGAATGATTTTTGACTTAATTAAGGTACCACATCAAGTAGTTGATACGGTGCCAAGCTTAGCTCCAACATTCGGTGCTGCCTTCTCTTCCTTCGGAGACAGTTCTTTTTACACAACATCGATGCTGGGGATTATCTTAACTTTCTTGTTTGTAGATTTCTTTGATAATGCAGGAACCTTGGTAGCAGTTGCGAACCAAGCGGGTATTATGAAAGACAATAAGTTGCCTCGTGCAGGCCGTGCGCTAATTTCCGATTCAATTGCAACGAGTGTAGGTGCTGTTCTTGGTACATCAACAACGACTTCATATATTGAATCATCAGCTGGGGTTGCATCTGGAGCTAGAACAGGGTTTGCTTCCTTAGTCACAGCAGGTATGTTCATCTTATCGCTATTTTTCTTTCCGTTATTATCTGTAGTAACAGCGCCTGTTACGGCGCCAGCCCTTATCATTGTTGGGGTATTGATGGTTTCATCTTTAGGAAAAATCGACTGGCAACGTTTTGAAATTGCAGTGCCTGCGTTCTTAACAATGATTGCGATGCCACTATCTTACAGCATTGCAACAGGTATTGCGGTAGGCTTTATCTTTTATCCAATCACCATGATTGTTAAAGGAAGAGTAAAAGAAATCAATCCGATCATGTACTTCTTCTTTGTCATCTTTGTTCTGTATTTTATCTTCTTAAAATAA
- a CDS encoding DUF58 domain-containing protein, whose translation MLVEDHLDDALKYAEKTSSPKALVFPGLKREFSYQYTITKLPRGEHFFQSFTLRIGDPLGLFEKEKTFASEGKIVVYPAYTEILYRPFENQYDQGLTASRERVQRDTSMAVGVRDYQPGDRFSWINWKASAKRNVIMTKEFEQRQSHDVFVIMDCVPDQRFEPVVSFTASLLRAVLKKGAQTGLLTFSKERASFPIRGGEQHLQQLFYHLAKIEAKSLRSFEKVLEKEAFFIQQTVSFMLVTAQLTKPLIEKASFLGQRKGSITLFLIKGLKESPSEEERSLIAIANARGIRIVLVHEGNFAAVFSEVTR comes from the coding sequence TTGCTTGTCGAAGACCATTTAGATGATGCATTAAAATATGCAGAAAAGACTAGTTCGCCAAAGGCACTTGTTTTTCCGGGATTAAAAAGGGAATTTTCGTATCAATATACTATTACCAAACTCCCGAGGGGGGAGCATTTCTTTCAATCCTTTACACTGAGAATTGGAGACCCGCTTGGATTATTTGAAAAGGAAAAAACGTTTGCGTCTGAAGGGAAAATTGTCGTCTATCCTGCTTACACAGAGATATTGTACCGACCATTTGAAAATCAATATGATCAAGGGTTGACCGCTTCACGCGAGCGGGTCCAGCGCGATACCTCAATGGCGGTGGGGGTAAGGGACTATCAGCCGGGAGACCGTTTCTCCTGGATTAACTGGAAAGCCTCCGCTAAACGAAATGTGATTATGACGAAGGAGTTCGAACAGCGGCAGTCACATGACGTATTCGTTATCATGGATTGTGTGCCAGATCAACGCTTTGAACCGGTCGTTTCCTTTACAGCCTCTCTTCTACGTGCCGTTCTAAAAAAAGGAGCACAGACGGGGCTGTTAACCTTTAGTAAGGAGCGGGCTTCTTTTCCTATACGAGGGGGAGAGCAGCATCTGCAGCAGCTTTTTTATCATTTAGCAAAAATAGAAGCAAAAAGCTTACGTTCCTTTGAAAAAGTGTTAGAGAAAGAAGCGTTTTTTATTCAACAGACCGTTTCGTTTATGCTTGTTACGGCGCAATTAACCAAACCACTCATTGAAAAGGCAAGTTTTCTTGGACAAAGAAAGGGCTCAATTACGCTTTTTCTCATTAAGGGTCTAAAGGAGTCACCATCAGAAGAGGAACGCTCGCTTATTGCCATCGCGAATGCACGAGGTATTCGCATTGTACTCGTTCATGAAGGTAATTTTGCCGCTGTTTTTTCGGAGGTGACGCGATAA
- a CDS encoding MoxR family ATPase — protein sequence MNPTIEKILANIEKVMIGKRNVAELSLVALLAEGHVLLEDVPGVGKTMMVRALAKSVNANFRRIQFTPDLLPSDVTGVSIYNPKEMEFQFRPGPLMGNIILADEINRTSPKTQSALLEGMEEASVTIDGVTHKLKKPFFVMATQNPIEYEGTYPLPEAQLDRFLLKMKMGYPELHEEMEVLNRAQKVPPIEDLYPAIDLEGLLNLQREIKDVFVDDSIKRYIVDIVNRTRGHGSVYLGASPRGSIALMKAAQAYAFMFGRDYVLPDDIQYLAPFVLSHRIILKSEAKFEGISAEEVVNRVVARVPVPVQRLVK from the coding sequence ATGAATCCCACTATAGAGAAAATACTAGCAAACATTGAAAAGGTTATGATTGGAAAAAGGAACGTAGCGGAACTCAGCCTCGTTGCTTTACTGGCAGAAGGGCACGTGTTATTAGAAGACGTTCCAGGTGTAGGGAAGACGATGATGGTTCGAGCACTTGCCAAATCGGTAAATGCTAACTTTCGTCGAATTCAATTTACCCCGGACTTATTGCCATCGGATGTAACTGGCGTTTCAATTTATAACCCGAAAGAAATGGAATTTCAATTTCGTCCAGGTCCCTTAATGGGTAACATTATTCTTGCCGATGAAATCAACCGGACATCTCCGAAGACTCAGTCTGCCTTGTTAGAGGGAATGGAGGAAGCGAGCGTTACCATCGACGGAGTGACACATAAACTGAAAAAGCCATTTTTCGTTATGGCGACACAAAATCCGATTGAATATGAAGGAACATATCCCCTTCCGGAAGCGCAGCTGGACCGCTTTCTGTTAAAAATGAAGATGGGTTATCCGGAGCTGCACGAGGAAATGGAAGTATTGAATCGAGCACAAAAGGTACCGCCGATTGAGGATCTCTATCCTGCTATCGACCTTGAAGGCCTGCTCAATTTACAAAGAGAAATCAAAGACGTGTTTGTTGATGACAGTATCAAGCGTTATATCGTTGATATCGTCAATCGGACGAGGGGACATGGAAGTGTGTACCTTGGTGCAAGCCCAAGGGGATCGATTGCCCTGATGAAAGCGGCCCAAGCCTATGCGTTTATGTTTGGCCGTGATTATGTGTTACCAGATGACATTCAATATCTAGCTCCATTTGTTTTATCCCACCGGATTATCTTAAAGTCAGAGGCCAAATTCGAAGGGATTTCTGCAGAAGAAGTGGTGAACCGGGTGGTTGCAAGAGTTCCTGTACCGGTACAAAGGCTTGTGAAGTAG